A region of Capra hircus breed San Clemente chromosome 11, ASM170441v1, whole genome shotgun sequence DNA encodes the following proteins:
- the TCF23 gene encoding transcription factor 23, with protein sequence MSQSGARGARAMPGLGQSPAKATPRLLAGTESKRSRLSRRGQNLWEESSWSNQRWSRTAPNPRGARARSLARGRSEASPENAARERSRVRTLRQAFLALQATLPAVPPDTKLSKLDVLVLATSYIAHLTRTLGQEMPGTPWPPFLRGLRYLHPLKKWPMRSRLYAGGLGCAGLDSTTASNSGQRTKEAEAGPQVSGEADAFLPTRPLSPAPSDK encoded by the exons ATGTCACAGAGCGGGGCCAGAGGGGCACGGGCCATGCCAGGACTGGGGCAGAGCCCGGCCAAGGCCACGCCGAGGTTGTTAGCAGGCACTGAGAGCAAGAGGAGCCGCTTGAGCAGGAGAGGGCAGAACCTGTGGGAAGAGTCCAGCTGGAGCAACCAAAGATGGAGCCGAACAGCCCCGAACCCTCGAGGAGCCAGGGCCAGGAGCCTGGCTCGGGGTCGG AGCGAGGCCAGTCCTGAGAACGCTGCGCGGGAGCGGAGCCGGGTGAGGACCCTGCGCCAGGCCTTCCTGGCCCTGCAGGCCACCCTGCCGGCCGTGCCTCCTGACACCAAGTTGTCCAAGTTGGATGTGCTGGTGCTGGCCACCAGCTACATAGCCCACCTCACCCGCACGCTTGGACAAGAGATGCCCGGCACCCCCTGGCCGCCTTTCCTGCGTGGACTCCGCTACTTGCACCCTCTCAAG AAGTGGCCGATGCGATCTCGTCTCTACGCTGGAGGCCTGGGGTGCGCTGGTCTTGACTCCACCACAGCCTCCAACTCAGGCCAAAGAACAAAGGAGGCAGAGGCGGGGCCGCAGGTCTCTGGAGAGGCAGATGCCTTTCTTCCCACCAGGCCACTGTCACCAGCACCCAGTGACAAGTGA